Sequence from the Primulina huaijiensis isolate GDHJ02 chromosome 16, ASM1229523v2, whole genome shotgun sequence genome:
GTATCTAGAAGTATTGCAGCATGTGTTTGATCAGCAACAGTGCATAAAACTCTAGGTACGAAAGGGGAATGGCTCATGAACTTCAATATGTTCTTCTCCTTCAGAACTAGTCCTTCTTTTCCAAGTTGTTTAACCTTCTGCTTTGAAAACCTTTTCAAGCTAAGCAATTTTTCTGCAATGAAAAGATGACATTTTAGGAGcaacaaataatgaaaaatactaTTCACCCAGTTAAGATTATGCAAAAGAAAAAGGTAATGTAAAGTTGCAACTTGCAATGGCAGATGAATGAAAAGCTTTTTCCCCTTGTGATGCTGTCCAATACCGTAGAAAGAATAGTGCAAAATTAACTTTCATGAAGTAATGGGGAAAACAAACCTGAGTCCTTAACGCGCACAAGACCAATCTCGCTGACGTCCGTGGAATATAAGCATGTTTTCCATTCCTGGAGAAGTAGAATTTAATTACTTTCAAATTGACAGTAACACCAAAGAAATCTATCGAGATATTTGGTGCTTACTAGATCTACAATCTGGATCTTCTTCATATCTGAAGCATCCATATCTCTTATAGATTCAGAAGACAGATAGGTTGAATATGCCTTTGACCTAATCAAAGTTAACAGGAGGTTAACAGGAAAATACACTTGTTGTCAAGAACACATAGATGAATGTTAGAAAGTGAAAAGGCAGCACATATGGATTGGGATATTTTTCATTAGCATAAAGCAGAACATTGTACTTGAAAATTCTGCCACTTATATGACAAGCAAAAAGGCGTACTTATCAGCCTGTGAAAGCTTCGGCAGAGGGCCTACAACTGAATCAAAGTTCTCCTTTGTTAAAATGGAGCATACCACATTGCCCACAGCAATGACACTGAAGGAAGATAGGTGTTCTCCCAGAAGTATCCATTCCCCAAAATAGCCTCCTTCGGTCTTCTCCAAAGAAATGCTCTTACTAGACATATCATCATCCAAATTCTCAACGTCAGGCTTCAAACTTGGAGCGTTCACACCTTTAACCGAATCCATATCAAAGGAAATTTTTACGACTCCATTCTGTATAATGTACAAACCCATGGGGCCCACATTCTGCATTTACATACAAAAGTGAATGAGAGACAATCAAAAAGCTTAAACAGATCCAGAAAAGAAGCATACCTTATCAATTATTGTCTGCCCATCAGTGAAAGACACTTCTAAAAGTGAATCTGCAATACGACTTAGCTGTAAGATAGTCAACCTTGAAAGCAGATCTATTGATCGCAGTAACTTCAATGATGATAAATTAGTAAACTCGGACATAAGAATTCCTCTAAAATCTTCTCTTTTAAGTGCCCAGAGAGTACCATCGGTCACCGACCGAACAGAAGCTTGGAGGGGCTTGTTGGACCTGGTGGTGAAATGAAGTAGCTACCACGTTAACACTTGTATAGTTATATGTCTCAGGATTATATATCCATAGATAAGAGCCAACATAAACAAAAGAGAAAACTATCTCCTCCATTCCTTTTGGAAGCCTTTCCCTTTAAATCTCATTTCGCAGAGTAAGTCTCATTCTCAAGTCATGTCCAAACAAAAGAAGCTTTTCCACTTTACTACTCTaacgtttatttttattttaaaaaaaaaaaacctgaaTCGAAACTCAATTCCGCAAACTGACCCAACAtgtaatggaaaatgataatAATAGGTAGGATATAAGATGCTACAATGCCCACAATCAAGATAAGGGACATATAAAACAATATTGTATCAATGTCATGATTGATTTTTTCAAAGTTAGATCCCAGCGCAAGATTCACTGCACAAAGAGAACATTGTTTAGACTACACAGCAAGGCGACAGAAAAAATAGATTCTCACATCAATGCCAGCTCTCCAAAAGAAGATAATTTTTCTGCAGTATAGCGTTGTAACACCCTAGGAACTTCTCCATTTTTCTCTTCCTGGTACACACATTGACAATAAGAGActtgtgaaaaaaatataaatcagcATAACTCTCATTGTTTCAATGGAAAGGCTATTTCTATTGAGATGTTTACAGAAGAACACAGAAGATTTTCTTTCCCAAAATCTGCGAGATCTGTAATTAGTCTAAAAGAAAAATAGCAAAGAATCACCTGAATTGCAAACACCTCAAATTCTCCACTGCCAACAACATAAAAGCAATCACCTTCTCCACCCTGAAAATACGAATACTAACTTAATATGATAGCAGCACGGGAATTCTAAATTCTTAAAAAGCATCAAATAAACAGACACATGACATGGACAGAGCAGAGACCTACTAAAACCCATTCAAGAAGTACAAACAAAGCCAGGAAACCAATATACCATGAGAAAAGATGTCCTTTCGCCTTTAGTTTATCTTAGATAATGGTCAACACAGGAGTATAAATGCCTCATACCGTCATACATTGGCAAGTTTACAACATTTCatgataataattattttatacacAAGAAAACCAAGGCCTGCTCCGGCTAAATAAGTAAAGAACTATCATTAAGAGATTTCTCTAACCATGTACAACTGAATAATTTCGCAAAAATATATTACATagctcaaataaaataataagtttgATAGTGAGTTTTGCTTTATGACAAATGTATCTCCATTGGCCAGGCTCAGAGTTTACTTGATTATAGCACTGTATGAAATCCGTTTTTGAGTATTTATTCAACGGTGACAATTTGTGGTTCACATCTTGCTCATGATAATGCTGAGACACGACTCACTTGAATGTAACTTATGATTGGGTTTAAGTTTTCATCTTTCACATAAATCAAGCAAATTATCTCAATAGCTTGTTTTGCTTAGATTCCAATTAAGACACTATTCAGAATACGCTAGTCCAACAGGCATCCAGTTACATCAGAAACAGTTAAGAAAAAATGAACAAGAGACCATAAACATGCCACCTGTGAAAAAAACTACCTGCTTAACCACAATCTCTCCTGCCTTAACCTCAACTCTTTGCATACAGTCCAACAAAACATGACACTGAGAGCTTGTAAGTTttctgaaaagaaaatgatCATGCAAGGCCCGTTCAATGTGAGCCTATCACATGACGAAGTGCGCTTAGTAAGTGATTTGagattttgaaaaagaaaattgttCTGAAAATGAAAAATGGTTGAGATCTCATTACTTCTTCTTCCCAAGTCTTTCTGTGAGTTGGGGATGAAGGAGCCCACAACTGCCCATTTCCTAGAGAACTTTCAATAGCACGAAGTCGTGCACGGGATATATCATTCCTTGCACGATTTTTTGATCTCCAGTTCATAAGAGATGGAGACTCAGATCCCGTGACCTCAACCACTTGAGGTACAGGGGGTCTTAAAAAGGCATCAAACTTTGTTGGTTGGCCAAATGCATCCTGCATATAAAGATGAAATTATCTGTTCAAGTGTTTGAGAAAATAAGATAGAAGGGACATCAGAGCATATAAAATCAACAATCAAGTGTGCAggcaaaattaattaaattcctTACATCATCCAACCCATTTACATGCACCACTATCACAGTAATGTCATCAGTACGAGTTTCATATTGTAACCAAAGACGATATGACTCGGCAACAATTTCAGCACAAGCATCACGAGGGTCCTTGTACTTTGCAACCTGGTAAAGAACCATCATTATAAAACGTTTCAAATAGGAACTTAAATTAAGATCACCATAATTTATTGTTCtgaaaaaaaaggtaaaaaaaaactaatgatAAACAACCGAGGAACAGCATGCCCTGAAAATGGATTTACTAAAATACAACAAGCTTAGATAGATCTTTTTCTTACCATTTTCCATTAAATACACCAAAAGAAAAGGAATCTTTATAATACCAGAGGATAAAATTAGTTTTAACCACAACACCACTTCGTCTATTTTATTAATCCATAACTGGACACGTTTCTAAATTTCAAGTAACTTTCAGCAGCATATAATCTGAATGCAACCTGATAGGCTGATTCCAAGGTTACTCAATATTTGcagaaacaaataacattaTTATGGTGGATTTCTTTAAATAACATCAGCAAATAAAGTTCAAAGTATTTACCTTTTATCCACATTTTATACACTCGTTGCGATATTTAATTCGAGGATTGCTACTGTACAAATACTAGGGAGAATTTTACCATGTCCACTACAGATTGGCTTGAAAGAAACTCAAAGACACCATCACTGGCAATCACGAAGAAAGGATGATTTGATGTCAACTCCATAACAACAATTTCTGGGTTTGCAACGACGCCTATTTCCTCAGCTATAGAATCACCAATACTTCTGGTAAAAGCTGTACCCGGGTACATTCCATTTTGCACCCATAATCTAGGAGGATCACCATCATCGCCTTCTTCAGTTTCCCAACACTGAACATCTGGATTTTTGAGTCCTTCAATCTGATCCAATGTGAGAACTCTAGCACCACAGAGTTTCACCCGTTCTAGTTCGTCGGGTCGAAAAGGTGTTTGATCAATGGAAAGGTCAACAGCTACAATATCCTTCCCCCGTTTCTCACCTATGATTGCCCTTGAGTCACCTGTATTTGCAACATAAAGTTTCCTGCCACGAACTAGCACTGTAACTGCAGTTGTTCCACTCATGCTATCATCAAGCATGTCAGCATGCAGCTGCGAATTTGTTGTCAAGAATGCAGCATGACAAGCTTCAACTACATCCATGTGAAACCTACTATTCCTAAGCAAATTTTCACACAACTTCTGCTTCACAAACTGTGAGCATTGAGCTCCAAATTCACCATGTCCGTCAAACACTCCGAAGAAATGATCATCTGGGCTAGTCCCAAATGGTGTATGAATGCAAAAACTGTCTTGGTTGGCTTTATCAAGGGCATCAGGGTAGTAACCTCTCTGAGATAGAAACGAGCACCGTAATTCATAGTCACACGATGGAACTTTCACAGTGCGTGATCCCTCGGGAGGTAAGAACTGAGCTGACACTATGGATAGCCTTGTAATATGGGCTTCATGGTCCCTGGTCGAACCTAACTGACGCAACTTATCTCGGGTCTCCGTTTCTTGGCTATCTGAATGAGTAGGTGAAAACACAGCAATCTCAGTTGCTGTTTTCACATCTCCACTTTCATTCGCCTTATCATTTCCAGGAGAACATAATTCACCAATACATGACTTAGAATAGACACAACCCATCTCTCAAAACAACTAAACAAGAATAACCCAGTAACTGAATTTCCACAGAATTCCGTTCATCAGGTTTCTTAAGCACTGTATCGCTGCCACAGAAACACAAtctggaataaaaaaaaaatcgcatCAAAACAGTAAACCAAAATTTTAATTCCCAACCAAATTTTCGATTTGAAGAGAATCAAAACAAAGCCTCGCCCACGAACAATTCTTCTTGCCTTAATATAAATGAAAGTAAGAGCTCCACAAAAAGAATAGTTCCAAACTAAAAAAAACTCGCATTCTTGCCTTACTAACATATGCATAGTTTCATCAGAATTCTTGATCTGGAGTTCGCACAAGAAGCTTCGCAATAAAAGATAACACTCATGAACACCacaaaagtaaaacaaaaaatacacTAGAAGACAAACAAAACTCATCCGACAGAAAAACACGTTACCGATATACTTAATACACTCCCCTAGGTGAAACTTGAAAAATAGATATGGGCGGTAACTAAAGTGAGCCCGGTACATACTTCAAAAGCTGGGAAGATGAGAGTAAATCGCAGCGTAGGTAGAACCAGCAGCAAGGAGTAGTTTGTCATGAAAATGGAGTAATAAATGTTTGATGTGCATGTGTGGAATGAAAGGTTGGGGGCTTTTTCTCTCACCTTTTTGCGTTGGGTGGAGGATAGTTTCCACGCGCTTAATTCTGCACGCGCCGCCGTTATTTGGTTGCTGGGGATAAAGCAGGACCCACAGGTGGGAACGATTGGACCGTACAGCACAAACCCTTTGTTAGCTGCTTAGCTGTCCAGTTAATAAATCATGGCAAAATCTCTTTAATTTCATCGTTATTTTTACTTATTATATAAGTGATTATgggaaaatattgtttttattaagatttaaaacaatatagtaaatttttattttttttatgatctgTATATgactttcaaatattttggttaaacttggtttattttaaaaattgatataaaaagtTCCAATCTTTTATAAAGTTTTTCTCtttgaaaaaacaaattcagcaaaacattttttatttctaaaattatGGTTAATATCTTTGAATTAAAACtggtgttgaattttttttaaatgatgttgAAACTCACAAATGGCTATCATCTGGTGGGTATTAGAATCTTGGTTCTCTTTAGGTTAGTCTGCAAATCAAACAACTAGTCTctgaaataaaatttgaattgatGGAGTAGGTGAATGATTGTCAAGTACAGTTTATCTTATCGACGTGATTTGCAGGTTATTCGTTAATATGAGGGTTTATCTAATTTGTACCGAATGATAGTTGTTGCGGGttcaaatatcataaaaaattatgcaACTACTAAGGAAAATCGTTGTAGGCAAATCATGTGTTACATGCTTGTTCAAAAAGATGTTGGAAAATCGTGCTTATGATTATTAATCAATCGATCATATACTTCATCAACTTGAATACCTCGAGACTTATAAGTTAATTTTGTTAAGATACAGTTGGAAtcctaaataaaattttataggaTGTTTTTTTTAAGTATAGATATTGTATATTTCTTTTAGTTGGTGTTGAGTTTAATTTTGGGGATATTGTTGACTACTAAATGAAGTTCTATTGGATGGGAATGtttggaaataaaattttaaatctaataCAAGCTAAAGTTTGACTAATTTAAGTTTTtagagaaaaattatttataaacttaaattttagtAAAATGACAAGAAAATCCTTAAcctatataatatttatttttgttaatcatCTAAATTTTGATACTCACATCATCTAAATGTGTTGAATATGATAATTGCGTCCACGAGTCCACCAGAGTGGATCGATCGTCCATTATTTATCCAAATAACGTGGTTCCTTTCCAACTCTAGTGTCGACTTTACATTCTAATCATTTCTTGTCCCAATACTCGTCGGGACATCAACCAAACAGTTTCAGTTTGCACATAATCCAAACCCAACTTTGTTTCCCTATGACAAGGAGCATGTTGATCGTAACCACTATCTTCAAGTGTACACGCAGTATCtcacaaatcacaaataagaTAATCTTGCATCCGTGCTCGAGCAAATAAGTTTTTCGTGAAACTTAGGACCAAGTCTCACACACTCAATCGACTGAATTATTATTAGAGTGACACTACATGTACATCCATATTTGTACATAAATTTgtacaaaacaaaaattcaatttgtcaaaatctcaccatatattgaatacaaaatctcgcgatataacaataaaatctcgcgatataattGTTGTGAATATCGCTGTAACGATATATCGGTTGTACCTTTAgcattattcttattattaacCAATGATTTTAGGTTActtttaaatgatatataagAATAATTTACAACATTGAAAAATTAGAACGATAAGATTTATAGTAATAAACATTatattagaaaaatatttttaaaaaatataatcaatagCAACAGAGATTGTAATCTAAAATCTTACAGTGTTAGGGGGATGACGAGAAAAAAATACAAGAACAGAAGTTGGATTGGAGCCAGACACATCACGTGATTAACCAATCAAGCAAAATACGatttgaacatgaaaagaaatcGCTTTATGACAAAGCCAAACTCAACTTAACATCCATTCCACCTTTGTTTTCCCAATAATTAATCTTGTGCACAAATTATGaaaactatattatttatttatttttttaaaaaaaatctccacCGAACTATAGAACAGAGTATTAGTATATAATTAAGTATATATAAAAACTGTTGTGAGAGGGTGTCACGGATTCATTTCGTAgttcgaatatcttatttgagttatcaatgaaaaaatattactttttattgtgaatatcggtagagttgacccgtctcacagataaaaatttatgagaccgtctcacatgaaacttactcaacaaaaaaaaagaaagtaattACTATGTGGCTAATCGAATAGTCGAATACTAAAATTGACCaaccaaaattttatattttattttttgattgatACCCTATACTATATAGTGCTAGTTGATTGATCAATGATGATAGATTGATTAGTGGGTATAATTAAAGGGAAATGTTCAACTTTGAAGAGgaatgtgatttttttaaattttctctaTAATTGGACTTTCACCTCTCTTTTTTCGTtacatacaaaataaaattaaaaatcacgCTTATTTATGTTCGTCCATCAAACCTTAATgcaataatccttaaaaatatcCATGAAATGTTTATTCGGGATATATTTTTTCTACAAGATCAATGGAAGATATAATCATTAAATGTTCCCAGTATTGATGTAGATGAAGTCTATGTAATCAGATCGACAATAAGATAACGTCAACCGATCGTCAAACTACCGATGATGGTCCCCGAGCCTTGCTCAATTTATCTCCAAGGATTATGTGGGGGTCTCTTACCTTTCGAACATGTTCTCTAATTTCCGTTcatatgcatgaaaaattatatatttaaaaaaaaatagattatattgacttaattaactaaaattaaatttaacaaaatcgATTAAGTTAACCAATAGTAATTAGGAACAAGAATGTGATTGGTACTTCTGTAGTGAAAAACTCTGGGCCAGGCCGACTGTACGTGGCCCAGCTTGGTTCTCATCCAAGCCCAGGTCAGACCAGAATACAGTACCGTCCGTTTGAATCGAGCCCGTGGTCATGGTGTAGGCCCGGTCTGACCCAGGAATAGGGCTGGGTTATCCCAGACCGAATACATTGGAGCAATGTGCAATTTATTAAGAGTTTGAGGGGGAAGCTTAGATTCACCCGATCAGTAAAAATTTGTCTGATGCAGCGGAACACA
This genomic interval carries:
- the LOC140961181 gene encoding protein phosphatase 2C and cyclic nucleotide-binding/kinase domain-containing protein-like isoform X1 yields the protein MGCVYSKSCIGELCSPGNDKANESGDVKTATEIAVFSPTHSDSQETETRDKLRQLGSTRDHEAHITRLSIVSAQFLPPEGSRTVKVPSCDYELRCSFLSQRGYYPDALDKANQDSFCIHTPFGTSPDDHFFGVFDGHGEFGAQCSQFVKQKLCENLLRNSRFHMDVVEACHAAFLTTNSQLHADMLDDSMSGTTAVTVLVRGRKLYVANTGDSRAIIGEKRGKDIVAVDLSIDQTPFRPDELERVKLCGARVLTLDQIEGLKNPDVQCWETEEGDDGDPPRLWVQNGMYPGTAFTRSIGDSIAEEIGVVANPEIVVMELTSNHPFFVIASDGVFEFLSSQSVVDMVAKYKDPRDACAEIVAESYRLWLQYETRTDDITVIVVHVNGLDDDAFGQPTKFDAFLRPPVPQVVEVTGSESPSLMNWRSKNRARNDISRARLRAIESSLGNGQLWAPSSPTHRKTWEEEAHIERALHDHFLFRKLTSSQCHVLLDCMQRVEVKAGEIVVKQGGEGDCFYVVGSGEFEVFAIQEEKNGEVPRVLQRYTAEKLSSFGELALMSNKPLQASVRSVTDGTLWALKREDFRGILMSEFTNLSSLKLLRSIDLLSRLTILQLSRIADSLLEVSFTDGQTIIDKNVGPMGLYIIQNGVVKISFDMDSVKGVNAPSLKPDVENLDDDMSSKSISLEKTEGGYFGEWILLGEHLSSFSVIAVGNVVCSILTKENFDSVVGPLPKLSQADKSKAYSTYLSSESIRDMDASDMKKIQIVDLEWKTCLYSTDVSEIGLVRVKDSEKLLSLKRFSKQKVKQLGKEGLVLKEKNILKFMSHSPFVPRVLCTVADQTHAAILLDTCIACSMTSIIHNGLNENSAQFCAASIVIALEVLHENGFLYRGVSPEVLAFDQTGYIQLVDFRFSKQLSSDSSERTHTICGMADSLAPEIIQGKGHGFPVDWWALGALIFFMLQGEMPFGSWRESEITFARIVKGQLTLPQSFSLEAIDLITKLLVVDEHKRLGSQGIESIKTHPWFKDTEWRGISERTIQAPHDIVSRINQFLESHPEDMLMSFHSPCRESDQLNTPEWLEDW
- the LOC140961181 gene encoding protein phosphatase 2C and cyclic nucleotide-binding/kinase domain-containing protein-like isoform X2, whose product is MGCVYSKSCIGELCSPGNDKANESGDVKTATEIAVFSPTHSDSQETETRDKLRQLGSTRDHEAHITRLSIVSAQFLPPEGSRTVKVPSCDYELRCSFLSQRGYYPDALDKANQDSFCIHTPFGTSPDDHFFGVFDGHGEFGAQCSQFVKQKLCENLLRNSRFHMDVVEACHAAFLTTNSQLHADMLDDSMSGTTAVTVLVRGRKLYVANTGDSRAIIGEKRGKDIVAVDLSIDQTPFRPDELERVKLCGARVLTLDQIEGLKNPDVQCWETEEGDDGDPPRLWVQNGMYPGTAFTRSIGDSIAEEIGVVANPEIVVMELTSNHPFFVIASDGVFEFLSSQSVVDMVAKYKDPRDACAEIVAESYRLWLQYETRTDDITVIVVHVNGLDDDAFGQPTKFDAFLRPPVPQVVEVTGSESPSLMNWRSKNRARNDISRARLRAIESSLGNGQLWAPSSPTHRKTWEEEAHIERALHDHFLFRKLTSSQCHVLLDCMQRVEVKAGEIVVKQGGEGDCFYVVGSGEFEVFAIQEEKNGEVPRVLQRYTAEKLSSFGELALMSNKPLQASVRSVTDGTLWALKREDFRGILIFTFRSVFH